One region of Malania oleifera isolate guangnan ecotype guangnan chromosome 6, ASM2987363v1, whole genome shotgun sequence genomic DNA includes:
- the LOC131157811 gene encoding uncharacterized protein LOC131157811: protein MASSKLRNSCSFINILLSFLNFILFLLSSASLAPTILLKMPPTSLGFAFLTVSATSVLSSLVGLCSHLGHFCFVTHVSLLLASSLGQLLTVVALLSRETSALSMLKSPRDPREAKLLVRLECGIFMAMLMVQVGALVLTCAVHSCWVREYEGLEAEKEKSERQRSRRMARVQEESMANAGKVAEVKAKEFDEKMKSKYGQWVKTDFEG from the coding sequence atggCTTCCTCAAAGCTCAGAAACTCTTGTTCCTTCATCAACATTCTCCTCTCATTTCTAAACTTCATTCTTTTCCTCCTCTCCTCAGCCTCTCTTGCTCCAACCATTCTCCTCAAAATGCCCCCAACCTCGCTGGGCTTTGCATTCCTTACTGTCTCCGCCACTTCCGTCCTCTCCTCTCTTGTGGGTCTCTGCTCCCACCTCGGCCACTTCTGCTTTGTAACCCACGTCTCGCTCCTCCTTGCCTCTTCTCTCGGGCAGTTGCTGACGGTCGTGGCGCTGTTGTCCAGAGAAACTTCAGCCCTTTCGATGCTGAAGTCCCCCCGGGATCCGAGGGAGGCTAAGCTGCTGGTGAGGCTGGAGTGTGGGATTTTTATGGCAATGCTTATGGTGCAGGTGGGGGCGCTGGTTTTGACATGTGCTGTGCACAGTTGCTGGGTGAGGGAGTATGAGGGGTTGGAGGCGGAGAAAGAGAAAAGTGAGAGGCAGAGGAGTAGGAGAATGGCCAGAGTTCAGGAGGAGTCCATGGCAAATGCAGGAAAGGTTGCAGAGGTTAAAGCCAAGGAGTTTGATGAGAAGATGAAGAGCAAGTATGGGCAGTGGGTTAAAACTGATTTTGAAGGCTAA